In one window of Nakamurella alba DNA:
- a CDS encoding MerR family transcriptional regulator translates to MSWSTRELADIAGTTVKAIRHYHAIGLLDEPERRSNGYKQYTTAHLVQLLRIRRLQALGVPLSRVPAMGASAEDPDEAIRMIDAELAATIDRLQRIRLELAAMSGHGAALDVPPDFAPVADRLTANEKALVTIWSHVFDAGATEVVRRAMLDRTSADDDFEALPADADEETIDELAHRLLPGVISARELPSWNDDLVGSAGSSARVIGQALVDLYNPAQIRLMVRLDELANRGATG, encoded by the coding sequence ATGAGCTGGAGCACCCGCGAACTGGCCGACATCGCCGGGACGACGGTCAAGGCGATCCGGCACTACCATGCGATCGGCCTGCTCGACGAACCGGAACGCCGGTCCAACGGCTACAAGCAGTACACCACCGCACATCTCGTCCAGCTGCTGCGGATCCGCCGACTGCAGGCACTCGGCGTGCCGCTGTCCCGGGTGCCGGCGATGGGGGCCTCGGCGGAGGATCCGGACGAGGCGATCCGGATGATCGACGCCGAGCTGGCCGCGACGATCGACCGGCTGCAGCGGATCCGGCTGGAGCTGGCGGCGATGTCCGGACACGGTGCGGCGCTGGACGTCCCGCCGGATTTCGCCCCGGTCGCGGACCGGCTGACGGCGAACGAGAAGGCACTGGTGACGATCTGGTCGCACGTGTTCGATGCCGGCGCCACCGAGGTGGTCCGCCGGGCGATGCTGGACCGGACCTCCGCGGACGACGACTTCGAGGCGTTGCCGGCCGACGCCGACGAGGAGACGATCGACGAGCTGGCCCACCGATTGCTGCCCGGGGTCATCAGCGCTCGCGAGTTGCCCTCGTGGAACGATGATCTCGTAGGGTCGGCAGGGAGCAGCGCGCGGGTGATCGGGCAGGCGCTGGTCGATCTCTACAACCCGGCCCAGATCCGGCTGATGGTCCGGTTGGACGAACTGGCGAACCGCGGGGCGACCGGCTGA
- a CDS encoding MBL fold metallo-hydrolase has protein sequence MPVYVHVVEHPHGRILVDTGIKELHPAAADLDPRLHPWAEDVLAAGVDLVVNTHLHFDHCGGNHLFAGTPIHVQRQELDDVRSGAVQTIPEWVDPPGVLYVPVDGELELLPGVRLVPAPGHTPGSQIVVIDTADPPVVIAGDTAVWSGELDEPATEGQRLIVAMRPERVWLSHTHEPWQP, from the coding sequence ATGCCGGTGTACGTGCACGTGGTGGAGCACCCGCACGGGCGGATCCTGGTCGACACCGGGATCAAGGAGCTGCACCCGGCAGCGGCGGACCTCGATCCGCGGCTGCACCCATGGGCCGAGGACGTCCTCGCCGCCGGCGTCGACCTGGTGGTCAACACACATCTGCACTTCGACCACTGCGGCGGCAACCACCTGTTCGCCGGCACGCCGATCCACGTCCAACGGCAGGAGCTGGACGACGTGCGCAGCGGCGCCGTGCAGACCATCCCGGAGTGGGTCGACCCGCCGGGTGTGCTCTACGTCCCGGTCGACGGCGAGCTCGAGCTGCTGCCCGGCGTCCGCCTCGTCCCGGCCCCCGGCCACACACCGGGATCGCAGATCGTGGTGATCGACACCGCCGACCCGCCGGTCGTCATCGCCGGCGACACCGCCGTCTGGTCCGGCGAACTCGACGAACCGGCGACCGAGGGCCAGCGGTTGATCGTCGCGATGCGCCCCGAGCGGGTGTGGCTGTCGCACACGCACGAGCCATGGCAACCGTAG
- a CDS encoding RNA polymerase subunit sigma-70: MDATADDLRPLDEQAFDARVELHRRELHLHCYRMLGSFEEAEDLVQEAFLRAWRGRDTYAGRSTVRAWLYRIATNACLDALDKRPRRPGPDGEITWLQPYPDELLEQLPDRREGPEDVALARETVELAFIAAIQHLPPLPRAVLVLRDVLDCSVRETARLLETTEASVNSALQRARAGLRTALPVDRREWQAGALTAAEQELLARYVECNERVDAAGVAALLHEDVRFSMPPHPGVWSGRDTVVRAWAEGGFGVDAFGSMRCVLTRANRQPAVAAYVRRPGEDSFAALAVDVLDVRDCLITEIVTFDAELFGLFGLPARLDDRAVTR, encoded by the coding sequence ATGGATGCCACCGCTGACGACCTGCGCCCCCTCGACGAGCAGGCGTTCGACGCCCGGGTCGAACTGCACCGCCGGGAACTGCACCTGCACTGCTACCGGATGCTCGGCTCCTTCGAGGAGGCCGAGGACCTGGTGCAGGAGGCGTTCCTGCGGGCCTGGCGCGGCCGGGACACCTACGCCGGCCGGTCGACCGTGCGGGCCTGGCTGTACCGGATCGCCACCAACGCCTGCCTCGACGCCCTGGACAAGCGTCCGCGCCGGCCCGGGCCGGACGGCGAGATCACCTGGCTGCAGCCCTATCCCGACGAACTGCTGGAGCAACTGCCGGACCGGCGCGAAGGTCCGGAGGACGTGGCGCTGGCACGGGAGACCGTCGAGCTGGCGTTCATCGCGGCGATCCAGCACCTGCCGCCGCTGCCCCGCGCCGTCCTGGTGCTGCGGGATGTCCTGGACTGCTCGGTCAGGGAGACGGCCCGGCTGCTGGAGACGACCGAGGCGTCGGTGAACTCCGCCCTCCAACGTGCCCGGGCCGGCCTGCGGACGGCCCTGCCCGTGGACCGGCGGGAGTGGCAGGCCGGTGCTCTGACGGCCGCGGAGCAGGAGCTGCTCGCGAGGTACGTCGAGTGCAACGAGCGGGTGGACGCCGCCGGCGTGGCCGCCCTGCTGCACGAGGACGTGCGGTTCTCCATGCCTCCGCACCCCGGAGTCTGGTCCGGCCGGGACACCGTGGTGCGGGCCTGGGCGGAGGGCGGCTTCGGCGTCGACGCCTTCGGCAGCATGCGGTGCGTCCTGACCCGGGCAAACAGGCAGCCTGCCGTGGCCGCCTACGTGCGCCGGCCGGGCGAGGACTCCTTCGCCGCGCTGGCCGTCGACGTGCTGGACGTGCGGGACTGCCTGATCACCGAGATCGTCACCTTCGACGCCGAGCTGTTCGGGTTGTTCGGCCTGCCTGCGCGGCTGGACGACCGGGCGGTGACCCGGTGA
- a CDS encoding isopenicillin N synthase family dioxygenase encodes MTSGELEPDGVIVATPLIPVIDVSTFLDGTDLQTAPEQVNLAATTSGFFQIVGHGIPLPLIDRVYAMAEALSQMDPGYLKTIVSPVGHPYRGLTTNYDKEGQVRSLRMHASSFDSPEAAEAGGVPSEYSDFFSPNVWPWEVEGFRDAVTDLFSATQDLGASLMSLFAVALNLPLDYFDTLVEPNASSCSINYYPPRNAPLVEHPTVIFDEHSDGGTLTILHQRGTYDGLQIRDSDNNWFNVPVIDEALVINMGELMTRWTNGMWPATRHRVVADENPLGHRTTLTTFHLPAVDAVIEPLKTTFGSEGPQFDPVMVYDWDRVRYQLRQKEKERLNKVSHMRPSAEAQAYIEKHFGA; translated from the coding sequence ATGACATCCGGAGAACTCGAGCCCGACGGCGTGATCGTCGCGACACCGCTGATCCCGGTGATCGACGTCAGCACCTTCCTCGACGGCACCGACCTGCAGACGGCGCCGGAGCAGGTGAACCTGGCGGCCACGACGTCCGGCTTCTTCCAGATCGTCGGCCACGGGATCCCGCTGCCGCTGATCGACCGGGTGTACGCGATGGCCGAGGCGCTGTCGCAGATGGATCCGGGCTACCTGAAGACGATCGTGTCGCCGGTGGGTCATCCGTACCGCGGCCTGACCACCAACTACGACAAGGAGGGTCAGGTCCGCTCGCTGCGCATGCACGCGAGCAGCTTCGACTCCCCCGAGGCGGCCGAGGCCGGCGGCGTGCCGAGCGAGTACTCGGACTTCTTCTCCCCCAACGTCTGGCCCTGGGAGGTGGAGGGGTTCCGCGACGCGGTGACCGATCTCTTCTCCGCCACACAGGATCTCGGCGCCAGCCTGATGAGCCTGTTCGCGGTCGCGCTGAACCTGCCGCTGGACTACTTCGACACCCTGGTCGAGCCCAACGCCTCCTCCTGCTCGATCAACTACTACCCGCCGCGCAACGCGCCGCTGGTGGAGCACCCGACGGTGATCTTCGACGAGCACTCCGACGGCGGCACGCTGACGATCCTGCACCAGCGGGGCACCTACGACGGCCTGCAGATCCGCGACAGCGACAACAACTGGTTCAACGTCCCGGTCATCGACGAGGCCCTGGTGATCAACATGGGCGAGCTGATGACCCGCTGGACCAACGGGATGTGGCCGGCCACCCGGCACCGCGTGGTGGCCGACGAGAACCCGCTGGGCCACCGCACCACGCTGACCACGTTCCACCTGCCCGCGGTGGACGCGGTCATCGAACCGCTCAAGACCACGTTCGGCTCCGAGGGCCCGCAGTTCGACCCGGTGATGGTCTACGACTGGGACCGCGTGCGGTACCAGCTACGGCAGAAGGAGAAGGAGCGGCTGAACAAGGTCAGCCACATGCGTCCGAGTGCCGAGGCCCAGGCCTACATCGAGAAGCACTTCGGGGCGTAG
- a CDS encoding LacI family DNA-binding transcriptional regulator: MTGARSSRVKAADVAAMANVSVATVSLVTNGKAHGRVSESTRVRVETVIRDLGYVVNPAARSLVTGRHGRIALLAHDLTNPFIAALASGVSEALGHDLQLILAVGGAGDRAPDVAMVSSFGVDGLLISLDDTEYEPVPDDLPVVYVDEPDAHTRSSRVFFDLAGGAGALAAHLVEELGHRTIVYLDAIRPRLTFSARRRHFQEHLRRIEPATRLIRSRSEIDLEAAGIAAGKALPGWLGSGVTAVVTATDVQAYGVLTAAADAGIPVPGVLSVASFDNNAMSAVTWPPLTAVDLSARDIGREAGGLLLQEIMTGTLPGREIRLPTRLVVRSSTAPARDGP, from the coding sequence ATGACCGGAGCGCGCAGCTCCCGGGTGAAGGCGGCCGACGTGGCCGCCATGGCCAACGTGTCGGTGGCGACGGTCTCCCTGGTCACGAACGGCAAGGCCCACGGCCGCGTCTCCGAGTCCACGCGGGTGCGGGTGGAGACCGTCATCCGCGATCTCGGCTACGTCGTCAATCCGGCGGCCCGGTCCCTGGTGACCGGTCGGCACGGCCGGATCGCGCTGCTGGCGCACGATCTCACGAATCCGTTCATCGCAGCACTGGCATCCGGGGTGTCCGAGGCGCTCGGTCACGACCTGCAGCTGATCCTCGCCGTGGGCGGGGCGGGCGACCGCGCCCCCGACGTCGCGATGGTCTCCTCGTTCGGTGTCGACGGCCTGCTGATCAGCCTCGACGACACGGAGTACGAACCGGTCCCGGACGATCTGCCCGTGGTGTACGTCGACGAACCCGACGCGCACACCCGCTCGTCCCGGGTCTTCTTCGACCTCGCCGGGGGCGCCGGCGCCCTGGCCGCCCACCTGGTCGAGGAGCTGGGCCACCGCACGATCGTCTACCTGGACGCGATCCGGCCCCGACTCACCTTCAGCGCGCGCCGTCGGCACTTCCAGGAACACCTCCGGCGCATTGAGCCCGCCACCCGGCTCATCCGGTCGAGGAGCGAGATCGACCTGGAGGCAGCAGGAATCGCCGCCGGCAAGGCCCTGCCGGGGTGGCTCGGGTCCGGCGTCACCGCCGTGGTGACGGCCACCGACGTCCAGGCCTACGGGGTGCTGACCGCCGCCGCCGACGCCGGGATCCCGGTACCGGGCGTGTTGTCCGTCGCCTCGTTCGACAACAACGCGATGTCCGCGGTCACCTGGCCGCCGCTCACCGCCGTCGACCTGTCGGCACGCGACATCGGCCGCGAGGCAGGTGGTCTGCTGCTGCAGGAGATCATGACCGGGACGCTGCCGGGCCGGGAGATCCGCCTGCCCACCCGGCTGGTGGTGCGGTCCTCCACCGCGCCGGCCCGCGACGGCCCCTGA
- a CDS encoding ABC transporter substrate-binding protein — protein MLSPASDTKAYGVLYDFLTEISPDGQVTEDGLLTGWERVDLTTWLFDVRPDVSFTNGEPFDADAVAFALEQSTVSPSRSGVVSSIETVTPEGDQVRIVTSQPFPALPTMLSQIPALPPAYYAEVGDEGFAQAPIGTGAWTLGSYSPGQSIVYNRNDDYWGTKAAAATLEFSFSPETSSRAALVQSGQADLATDLLPSAAQEFAGNASVAVYSEPAGAQMNVFITDNAPFDNPDVRKAAQMAIDREGLAGALFGEGAAVDHYLFSDIGSDIPMFDDTVTYDPEAARALLASTGADTNIEFTFPVGRTPNDDQVGEAISGMFEEVGFTVKRNPLPFTEVLDLITDDATAIFLIGSNQQTPTPYSMVNARVLSFGGWPVCPSPELDASYETVLESTDPEDTALAYQALEQMYVQDDACALPLYEYNTTWLASPSLTGVTVTTAGWPVYDTLAMS, from the coding sequence ATGCTCAGCCCGGCCAGCGACACCAAGGCCTACGGGGTGCTCTACGACTTCCTGACCGAGATCAGCCCGGACGGACAGGTCACCGAGGACGGACTGCTGACCGGTTGGGAGCGTGTGGATCTCACCACCTGGCTCTTCGACGTGCGACCGGACGTCAGCTTCACCAACGGCGAGCCGTTCGACGCCGACGCCGTCGCATTCGCGCTGGAGCAGTCGACGGTCTCGCCCAGCCGCAGCGGCGTGGTCTCCAGCATCGAGACCGTCACCCCGGAGGGCGACCAGGTGAGAATCGTGACCAGTCAGCCCTTCCCGGCGCTGCCGACGATGCTCTCGCAGATCCCCGCCCTGCCGCCGGCCTACTACGCCGAGGTCGGCGACGAGGGCTTCGCGCAGGCGCCGATCGGTACCGGCGCCTGGACCCTGGGCAGCTACTCGCCGGGCCAGTCCATCGTCTACAACCGCAACGACGACTACTGGGGCACGAAGGCCGCGGCCGCCACGCTGGAGTTCTCCTTCAGCCCGGAGACCTCGAGCCGTGCGGCGCTGGTGCAGAGCGGCCAGGCCGACCTGGCCACCGATCTGCTGCCGTCCGCGGCGCAGGAGTTCGCCGGCAACGCCTCCGTCGCGGTCTACTCGGAGCCGGCCGGTGCCCAGATGAACGTCTTCATCACCGACAACGCGCCGTTCGACAACCCCGATGTCCGCAAGGCCGCGCAGATGGCCATCGACCGCGAGGGTCTGGCGGGCGCCCTGTTCGGCGAGGGTGCCGCCGTGGACCACTACCTGTTCTCCGACATCGGTTCCGACATCCCGATGTTCGACGACACCGTGACCTACGACCCGGAGGCGGCCCGGGCCCTGCTCGCCTCGACCGGGGCGGACACGAACATCGAGTTCACCTTCCCGGTGGGGCGCACCCCGAACGACGACCAGGTCGGTGAGGCCATCTCCGGCATGTTCGAGGAGGTCGGGTTCACGGTCAAGCGGAACCCCCTGCCCTTCACCGAGGTGCTCGACCTGATCACCGACGACGCCACCGCGATCTTCCTGATCGGCAGCAACCAGCAGACCCCGACGCCGTACTCGATGGTCAACGCCCGGGTGCTCAGCTTCGGCGGCTGGCCGGTCTGCCCGAGCCCCGAGCTCGACGCGTCCTACGAGACCGTGCTGGAGAGCACCGATCCCGAGGACACCGCGCTGGCCTACCAGGCGCTCGAGCAGATGTACGTGCAGGACGACGCATGTGCGCTGCCGCTCTACGAGTACAACACCACCTGGCTCGCGTCCCCGTCGCTGACCGGCGTCACGGTGACCACCGCCGGCTGGCCGGTCTACGACACCCTCGCGATGAGCTGA
- a CDS encoding ABC transporter ATP-binding protein, with translation MTDVAGGAGTGAPVRRAPEQDTSVLEVADLSVTYSSRQVGAVHAVKDVSLTVGAGEIVGVVGESGSGKTTLGMTIAGLVPRTGGGVKVLGRELSGKWTRDQRAEVQVIFQDAVAALDPRQRIGKGLKELRKVHPDRTSWITDEDLMARVGLVPDILNRFPHQISGGQAQRVMVARALLLRPRLLIADEPTSALDVRVQAQVMDLLKGLRDEGLAILFVSHDFGVVTELCDRVHVMFQGEIVEEGVTAAVFHSPEHEYTRRLVAAVPGSSRAAVVDPPSPERPVPAKAGGTG, from the coding sequence ATGACGGACGTGGCCGGTGGAGCCGGGACGGGTGCGCCGGTCCGGCGCGCCCCGGAGCAGGACACGTCCGTGCTGGAGGTCGCCGACCTGTCCGTGACGTACTCGTCACGGCAGGTCGGCGCCGTCCACGCGGTCAAGGACGTGTCGCTGACGGTGGGGGCTGGTGAGATCGTCGGGGTGGTCGGCGAGTCCGGTTCGGGCAAGACCACTCTCGGCATGACCATCGCGGGCCTGGTCCCGCGGACCGGCGGCGGGGTGAAGGTGCTCGGCCGGGAGCTGTCCGGGAAGTGGACCCGCGACCAGCGGGCCGAGGTGCAGGTGATCTTCCAGGACGCGGTCGCCGCGCTCGACCCCCGGCAGCGGATCGGCAAGGGCCTGAAGGAACTGCGCAAGGTGCACCCGGACCGGACGTCCTGGATCACCGACGAGGACCTGATGGCGCGGGTCGGACTGGTCCCGGACATCCTGAACCGGTTCCCGCACCAGATCTCCGGCGGGCAGGCCCAGCGGGTCATGGTCGCCAGGGCACTGCTGCTGCGGCCGCGGTTGCTCATCGCGGACGAGCCGACGTCCGCGCTGGACGTGCGGGTGCAGGCCCAGGTGATGGACCTGCTGAAGGGTCTGCGGGACGAGGGGCTGGCGATCCTGTTCGTCAGCCACGACTTCGGTGTGGTCACCGAGCTCTGCGACCGGGTGCACGTGATGTTCCAGGGGGAGATCGTCGAGGAAGGGGTCACGGCCGCCGTGTTCCACTCACCCGAGCACGAGTACACGCGGCGACTGGTCGCCGCCGTGCCCGGCAGCAGCCGGGCCGCGGTGGTGGACCCGCCGTCGCCGGAGCGCCCGGTGCCCGCGAAGGCCGGAGGGACGGGATGA
- a CDS encoding ABC transporter permease, giving the protein MSSVLRALAKAVITLWIAVTIAFFLARIAGDPAARLAGEFATPATLQRIREQLGLADSLLAQYVRFLGELVRGDLGDSFSYHVSNVSLIASRLPASLTLAISAMVIAVVIGVPLGVLAAAREGSVVDRVVSVLSLVGQSVPTYWIGLMGITVFAVTWGLLPAGGNASFSAYILPAVAVAFVPLAAITRLTRSSMIEALQQDFFSAGLARGLSRPRLIWRHALRHTALPVLTVIGLQTGLLLSGTVTAEVVFSWPGLGRLVTDAVQQNDFPLVQAVVIVGALVFVVVNLLVDLSYPALDPRLRRGKA; this is encoded by the coding sequence ATGAGCAGCGTCCTGCGGGCCCTCGCCAAGGCCGTCATCACCCTGTGGATCGCGGTCACCATCGCCTTCTTCCTGGCCCGCATCGCCGGTGACCCGGCAGCGCGGCTGGCCGGTGAGTTCGCGACACCGGCCACCCTGCAACGGATCCGCGAACAACTGGGACTGGCGGATTCGCTGCTTGCGCAGTACGTACGGTTCCTCGGCGAACTGGTGCGGGGCGACCTCGGCGACTCCTTCAGCTACCACGTCAGCAACGTGAGCCTGATCGCCAGCAGGTTGCCCGCCTCGCTGACCCTGGCGATCTCGGCGATGGTCATCGCGGTGGTGATCGGCGTCCCGCTGGGGGTGCTGGCCGCCGCCCGGGAGGGCAGCGTGGTCGACCGGGTGGTCTCGGTGCTGTCGCTGGTCGGCCAGTCCGTGCCGACCTACTGGATCGGCCTGATGGGCATCACCGTGTTCGCGGTGACCTGGGGTCTGCTGCCGGCCGGTGGCAACGCCTCGTTCAGCGCCTACATCCTGCCCGCGGTCGCGGTGGCCTTCGTGCCGCTGGCGGCGATCACCCGGCTCACCCGGTCCAGCATGATCGAGGCCCTGCAGCAGGACTTCTTCTCCGCCGGCCTGGCCCGTGGCCTGTCCCGTCCCCGGCTGATCTGGCGACATGCGTTGCGGCACACCGCACTGCCGGTGCTGACGGTGATCGGTCTGCAGACCGGTCTGCTGCTGTCCGGCACGGTGACCGCGGAGGTGGTGTTCTCCTGGCCGGGCCTGGGCCGGCTGGTCACCGATGCCGTGCAGCAGAACGACTTCCCGCTGGTGCAGGCGGTGGTCATCGTCGGCGCCCTGGTGTTCGTGGTGGTGAACCTGTTGGTGGACCTGTCCTACCCGGCGCTGGACCCGCGACTGCGGAGGGGCAAGGCATGA
- a CDS encoding ABC transporter permease translates to MTTIVPEEVGEVPAPHAGRSRNRDRIAVWAIATPLLLMAVVFLLAPWLGLPDPNRQRLSDSLLEPVWITGDWGHVLGTDKLGRDLLSRLVEGGRIVLLLAVCGTLAGLIPGVLLGMVAGYRGGWLDAVVSRFVEAWMAIPGLLFAIVILIGTGRSLAVLVGVLGLLTWPLYARVVRADAIALKHRPFIAALRTAGVPTWRLMVSHMLPNVASTVLVIGALQTGGSVLIESGLSFLGIGVVSPQISWGAMLAEGRDELTKAWWVAVFPGVAISIVVLLTNLLGDALRRRFDPRSRRY, encoded by the coding sequence ATGACGACGATCGTTCCCGAGGAGGTCGGCGAGGTACCGGCACCGCACGCCGGCCGCAGCCGCAACCGCGACCGGATCGCGGTCTGGGCCATCGCCACCCCGCTGCTGCTGATGGCGGTCGTGTTCCTGCTGGCCCCGTGGCTCGGCCTGCCCGACCCGAACCGCCAGCGGCTGAGCGACTCCCTGCTGGAACCGGTGTGGATCACCGGTGACTGGGGACACGTGCTCGGCACCGACAAGCTCGGCCGGGACCTGCTGTCGCGGTTGGTCGAGGGCGGCCGCATCGTGCTGCTGCTGGCGGTGTGCGGCACGCTGGCCGGCTTGATCCCGGGCGTGCTGCTGGGCATGGTCGCCGGCTACCGCGGCGGCTGGCTGGATGCCGTGGTGTCCAGGTTCGTCGAGGCCTGGATGGCCATCCCCGGACTGCTCTTCGCGATCGTCATCCTGATCGGCACCGGCCGCAGCCTGGCGGTGTTGGTCGGGGTGCTCGGGCTGCTCACCTGGCCGCTGTACGCGCGGGTGGTGCGGGCCGATGCGATCGCACTGAAGCACCGGCCGTTCATCGCCGCCCTCCGCACCGCCGGCGTGCCGACCTGGCGCCTGATGGTCAGCCACATGCTGCCGAACGTCGCCTCGACGGTGCTGGTGATCGGCGCCCTGCAGACCGGTGGCTCGGTGCTCATCGAGAGCGGACTGAGCTTCCTGGGCATCGGCGTCGTCTCCCCCCAGATCAGTTGGGGCGCCATGCTCGCCGAGGGGCGGGACGAGCTCACCAAGGCCTGGTGGGTCGCGGTGTTCCCGGGCGTCGCGATCTCGATCGTGGTGCTGCTGACCAATCTGCTCGGCGACGCGCTGCGCCGCCGCTTCGACCCCCGCAGCCGGAGGTACTGA
- a CDS encoding ABC transporter ATP-binding protein produces MKTLSATAPAAVGPAAVPTLQIQDLEITAATGSGTTTLVEGFTLSVAPGEIVGLIGESGSGKTTIARSIIGLLDKNVSVSGGSIGLNGTTIRNADENHTHGLRGRSIGMVFQNATGSLDPLMRIGTQLLEVVRVVQPALKKRAADELVRTTLADMGFADVQRVMRSYPHQLSGGMNQRVAIALAVVNRPALIIADEATSALDVTTQAGVVKVLQGLAATGISLVFVTHDLLLASEICDRIAVLEKGRLVELDNAVDLVAHPREPYTKALLDAIPNPHEIAAAAAARV; encoded by the coding sequence ATGAAGACCCTGTCCGCCACCGCGCCGGCCGCAGTCGGCCCGGCGGCCGTCCCGACGTTGCAGATCCAGGACCTGGAGATCACCGCGGCCACCGGCAGCGGCACGACCACCCTGGTCGAGGGCTTCACCCTGTCCGTCGCCCCCGGCGAGATCGTCGGCCTGATCGGCGAGTCCGGCAGCGGGAAGACCACGATCGCGCGGAGCATCATCGGACTGCTGGACAAGAACGTCTCGGTCAGCGGCGGGTCCATCGGGCTGAACGGCACGACCATCCGGAACGCCGACGAGAACCACACGCACGGGCTGCGCGGCCGGTCCATCGGCATGGTGTTCCAGAACGCCACCGGCTCGCTCGACCCGCTCATGCGGATCGGCACGCAGCTGCTGGAGGTCGTCCGGGTGGTCCAGCCGGCGCTGAAGAAGCGGGCCGCCGACGAGTTGGTCCGGACGACGTTGGCGGACATGGGTTTCGCCGACGTGCAGCGCGTCATGCGCAGCTATCCGCACCAGCTCTCCGGCGGGATGAACCAGCGGGTCGCCATCGCCCTGGCCGTGGTCAACCGGCCCGCGCTGATCATCGCCGACGAGGCCACGTCGGCGCTGGACGTCACCACCCAGGCCGGGGTGGTGAAGGTGCTGCAGGGCCTGGCCGCCACCGGGATCAGCCTGGTCTTCGTCACCCACGACCTGCTGCTGGCCAGCGAGATCTGCGACCGCATCGCCGTTCTGGAGAAGGGGCGCCTGGTCGAGCTGGACAACGCGGTGGACTTGGTCGCCCATCCGCGCGAGCCTTACACCAAGGCCCTGCTCGACGCCATCCCCAACCCCCACGAGATCGCCGCCGCAGCGGCAGCCCGGGTCTGA
- a CDS encoding aldo/keto reductase has translation MEQRRLGASDIMVGELGLGCMGMTGAYGSPADWDEAASIEVIRRAMDLGVTMIDTAELYGPWVNEKLVGKAIAGRRDEVTIATKTGLVSVDPELGLNHVDCRPMHIKLAVDASLYRLGVDVIDLYYLHRPDPTVPIAESVGAMAELVQAGKVRHIGVSEYSVQQLEQAVAVHPIVAVQSEMSLWTRDALAGVLPWCEANDAAFVPFSPLGRGFLTGTVATTFDARDMRSRHPRFQPEARDANDLIVARIRTVAERLGASPAQVAIAWTLAQGAQVIPIPGTKRLKYLEENLAAADLVLSADDLAELDDLPEAVGHRSNMPQFLGAR, from the coding sequence CTGGAACAACGCCGACTCGGTGCGAGCGACATCATGGTCGGGGAACTGGGTCTGGGCTGCATGGGCATGACCGGTGCCTACGGATCGCCCGCCGACTGGGACGAGGCGGCCTCGATCGAGGTGATCCGCCGGGCGATGGACCTCGGCGTCACCATGATCGACACCGCCGAGCTCTACGGGCCCTGGGTCAACGAGAAGCTGGTCGGCAAGGCGATCGCCGGTCGCCGTGACGAGGTGACCATCGCGACCAAGACCGGACTGGTCTCGGTGGATCCCGAACTGGGCCTGAACCACGTCGACTGCCGTCCGATGCACATCAAGCTGGCGGTGGACGCGTCCCTGTACCGGCTCGGGGTGGACGTCATCGACCTCTACTACCTGCACCGGCCGGACCCGACCGTGCCGATCGCCGAGTCCGTCGGCGCGATGGCGGAACTGGTGCAGGCCGGCAAGGTCCGGCACATTGGTGTCAGCGAGTACTCGGTGCAGCAGCTCGAGCAGGCCGTCGCGGTGCACCCGATCGTCGCGGTGCAGTCCGAGATGTCGCTGTGGACCAGGGATGCGCTGGCCGGGGTGCTGCCGTGGTGCGAGGCGAACGACGCCGCCTTCGTGCCGTTCTCCCCGCTCGGCCGCGGCTTCCTCACCGGCACCGTGGCGACCACGTTCGATGCCCGCGACATGCGCTCCCGGCACCCGCGTTTCCAGCCGGAGGCGCGGGACGCCAACGACCTGATCGTGGCCCGGATCAGGACGGTCGCGGAGCGGCTCGGTGCCTCGCCGGCCCAGGTGGCCATCGCCTGGACGCTGGCCCAGGGCGCCCAGGTGATCCCGATCCCGGGTACCAAACGACTGAAGTACCTGGAGGAGAACCTGGCGGCCGCCGACCTGGTGCTCTCCGCCGACGACCTGGCCGAGCTCGACGACCTGCCGGAGGCCGTGGGGCACCGCTCCAACATGCCGCAGTTCCTCGGTGCCCGCTGA